A genome region from Paramisgurnus dabryanus chromosome 12, PD_genome_1.1, whole genome shotgun sequence includes the following:
- the opn8a gene encoding opsin 8, group member a has translation MDRYTSKLSPNVDYSAGVFLLLVAIFSILGNAAVLVTAARRHSVLKAPELLTVNLAVTDIGMALSMYPLSIASAFNHAWIGGDPSCLYYGLMGMIFSVASIMTLTVMGLVRYLVTGNPPKSGNRFQRRTISLVISVIWLYSLLWAVFPLLGWGGYGPEPYGLACSVDWTEYQRSLNGASFIMALAVLCTLIPCGFIVFSYFAIAWKLHKAYQSIQINESLPSTGTVERKVTIMGILISAGFIVSWAPYVSISLWTMFHSEGKDSVAPVVSLLPCLFAKCSTVYNPFVYYIFRRSFRRELRQIWTCYGCCSSSAVDRLTLCGGRRHSDKPGDLQQQERAEK, from the exons CCATCTTCTCCATCCTGGGCAATGCAGCTGTTCTGGTAACAGCCGCCCGTCGACACAGCGTTCTCAAAGCCCCCGAGCTCCTCACGGTTAATCTGGCTGTAACTGACATTGGCATGGCTCTCAGTATGTATCCACTCTCAATCGCTTCAGCCTTCAACCATGCATGGATTGGGGGTGACCCTTCCTGTCTTTACTATGGCCTGATGGGAATGATCTTTAGCGTGGCCAGCATCATGACTTTGACCGTCATGGGGTTGGTGAGATATCTGGTAACGGGAAACCCGCCGAAGTCAG GCAACAGGTTTCAGAGAAGGACTATAAGTTTAGTGATATCTGTCATCTGGCTGTACTCACTGCTCTGGGCCGTGTTTCCTCTGCTAGGCTGGGGCGGATACGGACCTGAACCCTACGGTTTGGCCTGCTCTGTGGACTGGACCGAATACCAGCGCTCTTTAAACGGCGCTTCTTTCATTATGGCTTTAGCCGTTCTGTGCACCCTGATCCCATGTGGATTCATCGTGTTCTCCTACTTTGCTATTGCCTGGAAGCTCCACAAGGCTTATCAGTCAATCCAGATCAACGAGAGTCTGCCCAGCACAGGGACCGTTGAGAGGAAAGTCACAATA ATGGGAATCCTCATCAGTGCCGGGTTTATCGTCTCCTGGGCGCCCTACGTGTCCATCAGTTTATGGACCATGTTTCATTCCGAGGGCAAAGACAGCGTAGCTCCAGTTGTCAGCTTGCTCCCATGCCTATTCGCAAAGTGCTCAACGGTGTACAACCCTTTTGTCTACTACATTTTCCGCAGGTCCTTCCGCAGGGAGCTTCGACAGATCTGGACATGTTATGGTTGCTGTTCCTCGAGTGCTGTGGACAGATTGACCCTCTGCGGAGGACGACGACACTCGGATAAACCCGGTGACCTCCAGCAGCAAGAGAGAGCAGAAAAGTGA